From the genome of Bos taurus isolate L1 Dominette 01449 registration number 42190680 breed Hereford chromosome 2, ARS-UCD2.0, whole genome shotgun sequence, one region includes:
- the IFNLR1 gene encoding interferon lambda receptor 1 precursor, translating to MTGARRWAPLLLCLLQSAPGRPLLAPPQNVTLLSRDFSVYLTWLPGPGNPQNVTYFVAYQSFAPPRRWRRVKKCAGTKELVCSLMCLEKQDLCNKFKGRVQAVSPSARSPWVESKFMDYFFEVEPAPPVLVFNQTEEILIVNATYQLPHCLPQPDMNYEVNFWKEGTKNKTRFPDTRHGQPVQIPLQPDTSGHHCLSARTIYFFGNPKYSEFSEPTCFFLEAPGSNWALLLLLPFLLPLLLAVAIGPVMWKTFRENPWFQQTKMPQALEVTRRVRLTSRVRAPAPVQARPEKDSAEEKDGEESTDEEDLDPGVSFQPYVEPPPFLGQEPQSPGPTKAGEPWTPLVQGEGSSACSSSGRSWVSTAGSSSPWDEAGSSGYLAKKGPGQGMGREEHQKPLPPPKDSSSLGEPSKDNLSSWTSWGLSSPGLNLVPGEPPVSLRTLTFCWDSSPEDDEGEEEEEEEGWRESESEDSGAGSWGAKSLQRTEVRPLGHYLAR from the exons ATGACGGGGGCCCGACGCTGGGCCCCCCtgctcctgtgtctgctgcagtCCGCTCCAG GGCGgcccctcctggcccctccccagAATGTGACGCTGCTCTCCCGGGACTTCAGTGTGTACCTGACGTGGCTCCCAGGGCCTGGAAACCCCCAGAACGTGACCTATTTTGTGGCCTATCAAAG CTTTGCACCCCCCAGACGGtggcggagagtgaaaaagtgtgCAGGAACCAAAGAGCTGGTGTGTTCTCTGATGTGCCTGGAGAAGCAAGACCTGTGCAACAAGTTCAAGGGGCGTGTGCAAGCAGTTTCACCCAGTGCCAGGTCCCCCTGGGTAGAGTCCAAGTTCATGGATTACTTCTTTGAAG TGGAGCCAGCCCCACCTGTCCTGGTGTTCAACCAGACAGAGGAGATTCTGATTGTCAATGCTACATACCAGCTGCCGCATTGTCTGCCCCAACCAGATATGAACTATGAGGTGAATTTCTGGAAGGAAGGGACTAAGAACAAG aCCCGGTTTCCAGACACTCGCCATGGCCAGCCAGTCCAGATTCCTCTCCAGCCAGACACCAGTGGGCACCACTGCCTCAGCGCCAGAACCATCTACTTCTTTGGCAACCCTAAATACAGCGAGTTCTCCGAGCCCACCTGCTTCTTCCTGGAGGCCCCGG gaTCCAACTGGGCCCTCTTGTTGCTGCTACCATTTCTGCTTCCACTGCTGTTGGCTGTTGCCATAGGGCCTGTGATGTGGAAGACCTTCAGGGAGAACCCCTGGTTTCagcagacaaagatgccacaggcCCTG GAAGTGACCAGAAGGGTCAGGCTGACCTCTAGAGTCAGGGCCCCAGCCCCCGTCCAGGCCAGACCAGAGAAGGACAGCGCTGAGGAGAAGGACGGTGAGGAGAGCACAGATGAAGAGGACCTGGATCCTGGCGTCAGCTTCCAGCCCTATGTTGAACCGCCGCCCTTCCTGGGGCAGGAACCCCAGAGCCCGGGGCCCACCAAGGCAGGAGAGCCCTGGACTCCTCTGGTCCAGGGGGAAGGGTCCTCTGCCTGCAGTTCTTCAGGCAGAAGCTGGGTCAGCACTGCGGGGTCCTCCTCCCCCTGGGATGAGGCTGGATCCTCGGGCTATTTGGCCAAGAAGGGGCCAGGCCAGGGGATGGGTCGGGAGGAACACCAGAAGCCTCTCCCACCACCCAAGGACTCCAGTTCCCTGGGAGAGCCCTCCAAAGACAACCTCTCCTCCTGGACCAGCTGGGGCTTATCATCACCAGGGCTGAATCTAGTCCCCGGAGAACCCCCAGTTTCTCTTCGGACACTGACCTTCTGCTGGGACAGTAGTCCTGAGGATGATgagggggaggaagaagaggaggaagagggctgGAGGGAGTCAGAAAGTGAGGACAGCGGTGCTGGCAGCTGGGGGGCTAAGAGCCTCCAGAGGACCGAGGTCAGACCCTTGGGGCATTACTTGGCCAGGTGA
- the IFNLR1 gene encoding interferon lambda receptor 1 isoform X1, producing the protein MTGARRWAPLLLCLLQSAPGRPLLAPPQNVTLLSRDFSVYLTWLPGPGNPQNVTYFVAYQSFAPPRRWRRVKKCAGTKELVCSLMCLEKQDLCNKFKGRVQAVSPSARSPWVESKFMDYFFEVEPAPPVLVFNQTEEILIVNATYQLPHCLPQPDMNYEVNFWKEGTKNKTRFPDTRHGQPVQIPLQPDTSGHHCLSARTIYFFGNPKYSEFSEPTCFFLEAPGSNWALLLLLPFLLPLLLAVAIGPVMWKTFRENPWFQQTKMPQALSFSGHRLCGATFQPGGPECLHDLIVCPQKEVTRRVRLTSRVRAPAPVQARPEKDSAEEKDGEESTDEEDLDPGVSFQPYVEPPPFLGQEPQSPGPTKAGEPWTPLVQGEGSSACSSSGRSWVSTAGSSSPWDEAGSSGYLAKKGPGQGMGREEHQKPLPPPKDSSSLGEPSKDNLSSWTSWGLSSPGLNLVPGEPPVSLRTLTFCWDSSPEDDEGEEEEEEEGWRESESEDSGAGSWGAKSLQRTEVRPLGHYLAR; encoded by the exons ATGACGGGGGCCCGACGCTGGGCCCCCCtgctcctgtgtctgctgcagtCCGCTCCAG GGCGgcccctcctggcccctccccagAATGTGACGCTGCTCTCCCGGGACTTCAGTGTGTACCTGACGTGGCTCCCAGGGCCTGGAAACCCCCAGAACGTGACCTATTTTGTGGCCTATCAAAG CTTTGCACCCCCCAGACGGtggcggagagtgaaaaagtgtgCAGGAACCAAAGAGCTGGTGTGTTCTCTGATGTGCCTGGAGAAGCAAGACCTGTGCAACAAGTTCAAGGGGCGTGTGCAAGCAGTTTCACCCAGTGCCAGGTCCCCCTGGGTAGAGTCCAAGTTCATGGATTACTTCTTTGAAG TGGAGCCAGCCCCACCTGTCCTGGTGTTCAACCAGACAGAGGAGATTCTGATTGTCAATGCTACATACCAGCTGCCGCATTGTCTGCCCCAACCAGATATGAACTATGAGGTGAATTTCTGGAAGGAAGGGACTAAGAACAAG aCCCGGTTTCCAGACACTCGCCATGGCCAGCCAGTCCAGATTCCTCTCCAGCCAGACACCAGTGGGCACCACTGCCTCAGCGCCAGAACCATCTACTTCTTTGGCAACCCTAAATACAGCGAGTTCTCCGAGCCCACCTGCTTCTTCCTGGAGGCCCCGG gaTCCAACTGGGCCCTCTTGTTGCTGCTACCATTTCTGCTTCCACTGCTGTTGGCTGTTGCCATAGGGCCTGTGATGTGGAAGACCTTCAGGGAGAACCCCTGGTTTCagcagacaaagatgccacaggcCCTG AGCTTCTCCGGACACAGACTCTGCGGGGCAACCTTTCAGCCCGGTGGCCCAGAGTGCCTGCACGACTTGATCGTATGTCCCCAAAAGGAAGTGACCAGAAGGGTCAGGCTGACCTCTAGAGTCAGGGCCCCAGCCCCCGTCCAGGCCAGACCAGAGAAGGACAGCGCTGAGGAGAAGGACGGTGAGGAGAGCACAGATGAAGAGGACCTGGATCCTGGCGTCAGCTTCCAGCCCTATGTTGAACCGCCGCCCTTCCTGGGGCAGGAACCCCAGAGCCCGGGGCCCACCAAGGCAGGAGAGCCCTGGACTCCTCTGGTCCAGGGGGAAGGGTCCTCTGCCTGCAGTTCTTCAGGCAGAAGCTGGGTCAGCACTGCGGGGTCCTCCTCCCCCTGGGATGAGGCTGGATCCTCGGGCTATTTGGCCAAGAAGGGGCCAGGCCAGGGGATGGGTCGGGAGGAACACCAGAAGCCTCTCCCACCACCCAAGGACTCCAGTTCCCTGGGAGAGCCCTCCAAAGACAACCTCTCCTCCTGGACCAGCTGGGGCTTATCATCACCAGGGCTGAATCTAGTCCCCGGAGAACCCCCAGTTTCTCTTCGGACACTGACCTTCTGCTGGGACAGTAGTCCTGAGGATGATgagggggaggaagaagaggaggaagagggctgGAGGGAGTCAGAAAGTGAGGACAGCGGTGCTGGCAGCTGGGGGGCTAAGAGCCTCCAGAGGACCGAGGTCAGACCCTTGGGGCATTACTTGGCCAGGTGA